The following are encoded together in the Parabacteroides chongii genome:
- a CDS encoding endonuclease MutS2 — protein MIYPQNFEQKTGFDKVRRLISDKCLSPLGQERVAEMEFSADYTTVIERLEQTDEFVRILHGEVEFPASFFFDVRYSLKRIRPEGTWLDEKELFDLKRSLQTINDIVRFFRPTDEEEIAYPALTALAGDILVFPQLIGKIDSILDKFGKVKDNASPTLAQIRKEITATMSGISRSLQSILRNAQSEGVVDKDVTPTMRDGRLMIPVAPAFKRKIKGIVHDESASGKTVFIEPEVVVEANNRVRELEGDERREIMKILTEFTNIVRPMVPDILQSYEFMADIDFIRAKALFAEQVKGIKPVVENIQQVDWARAVHPLLYLSLQKQDKQVIPLDITLTEEKRILIISGPNAGGKSVCLKTVGLLQYMLQCGLLIPLHESSRTGIFASIFIDIGDEQSIENDLSTYSSHLTNMKHFVRNCNEKTIILIDEFGSGTEPQIGGAIAEALLDRFNRNRSFGVITTHYQNLKHFAEDTEGIVNGAMLYDRHLMQPLFKLSIGNPGSSFAVEIARKIGLPEDVIADASAKVGSDYIDMDKYLQDIVRDKRYWESKRQNIRQREKKLEDITERYEKDLAEVNKQRKEIMREAKAEAQRILSEANAKIENTIREIKEAQAEKEQTKLARKALDEFKASVSSTGEEDDKIARKMAKLQERKERKKQKQNAPTKPVFNRDVIEVGDNVRLKGQVSAGTVMELQGKQAVVAFGMIKSTVKLEQLEKVSKGQIKKEIQKSTFVSSDTADHMHEKKLNFKQEIDVRGMRGDEALQTVTYFIDDAIQVGASKVRILHGTGTGILRQLIRDYLHSVPGVRHYHDEHVQLGGAGITVVELD, from the coding sequence GTGATATACCCACAAAACTTTGAACAAAAAACGGGGTTCGATAAAGTTCGCCGTTTAATTTCCGATAAATGTTTAAGCCCGCTGGGACAAGAGCGGGTCGCAGAGATGGAATTCTCTGCCGATTATACAACCGTTATTGAACGCCTGGAACAGACAGATGAATTTGTCCGTATCCTGCATGGAGAAGTGGAGTTTCCTGCCAGTTTCTTTTTCGATGTGCGTTATTCACTGAAAAGAATACGCCCTGAAGGGACCTGGCTGGATGAAAAGGAGCTGTTCGACCTGAAGCGTTCGCTGCAGACCATCAACGATATCGTCCGTTTCTTCCGTCCGACAGACGAGGAAGAAATCGCTTATCCTGCCCTGACGGCATTGGCGGGTGACATACTGGTGTTTCCGCAGCTGATCGGAAAGATCGACTCCATTCTCGACAAGTTCGGGAAAGTGAAAGACAATGCCTCGCCTACCCTAGCACAGATCCGAAAAGAGATCACGGCAACGATGAGCGGTATTTCCCGCAGCCTGCAATCCATCCTGCGAAACGCCCAATCGGAAGGTGTGGTCGATAAGGACGTGACGCCGACCATGCGTGACGGTCGTCTGATGATCCCTGTCGCTCCGGCTTTCAAAAGGAAGATTAAGGGTATCGTGCATGATGAGTCGGCAAGCGGTAAAACGGTCTTCATCGAGCCGGAAGTGGTCGTGGAAGCCAATAACCGGGTACGGGAGCTGGAAGGCGACGAACGCCGGGAGATCATGAAGATCCTGACGGAATTTACCAATATCGTACGTCCCATGGTGCCGGATATCCTGCAATCGTATGAGTTTATGGCGGATATCGATTTTATCCGTGCCAAAGCTCTTTTTGCAGAGCAAGTGAAAGGGATCAAGCCGGTGGTCGAGAATATACAGCAAGTAGACTGGGCGCGTGCCGTCCATCCGCTGCTTTACCTCTCCCTACAGAAACAGGACAAACAGGTTATTCCGCTCGATATCACTTTGACCGAAGAGAAACGCATACTGATCATTTCCGGACCGAACGCCGGCGGTAAATCCGTTTGTCTGAAGACGGTGGGACTGCTGCAATATATGTTGCAGTGCGGTCTGCTGATCCCGCTGCACGAAAGTTCGCGTACCGGGATATTTGCCAGTATCTTCATCGATATCGGCGACGAGCAGAGCATCGAGAACGACCTGAGTACCTATAGTTCCCACCTGACCAATATGAAGCATTTCGTCAGGAACTGTAACGAAAAGACGATCATCCTGATCGACGAGTTCGGTAGCGGTACGGAACCCCAGATAGGCGGTGCGATAGCCGAAGCACTGCTCGACCGGTTCAACCGGAACCGCAGCTTCGGCGTGATCACGACCCACTATCAGAACCTGAAACATTTTGCAGAAGATACAGAGGGGATCGTAAACGGTGCCATGCTGTATGACCGCCATCTGATGCAACCGCTGTTCAAGCTGTCGATCGGAAATCCGGGAAGCTCGTTTGCCGTCGAGATTGCACGAAAGATCGGGTTGCCGGAAGATGTGATTGCAGATGCTTCCGCCAAAGTCGGTTCCGATTATATCGACATGGATAAATACCTGCAGGACATTGTCCGGGACAAACGTTACTGGGAAAGCAAGCGCCAGAATATCCGCCAGCGCGAAAAGAAACTGGAGGATATCACCGAGCGCTATGAAAAAGACCTGGCAGAGGTGAACAAACAGCGGAAAGAGATCATGCGCGAAGCCAAGGCGGAAGCGCAACGTATCCTTTCGGAAGCCAATGCCAAGATAGAAAACACCATCCGTGAGATCAAGGAGGCACAGGCTGAAAAGGAACAGACCAAACTGGCACGCAAAGCACTGGATGAGTTCAAGGCTTCGGTCAGCTCCACCGGAGAAGAAGACGATAAGATCGCCCGCAAGATGGCGAAGCTGCAGGAACGGAAAGAGCGCAAGAAGCAAAAGCAGAATGCACCGACCAAACCGGTATTCAACCGCGACGTGATCGAGGTCGGCGACAATGTCCGCCTGAAAGGACAGGTTTCGGCAGGTACGGTGATGGAGCTTCAGGGCAAGCAGGCTGTCGTGGCATTCGGGATGATCAAAAGTACCGTCAAACTGGAGCAGCTGGAAAAGGTCAGCAAAGGTCAGATCAAGAAAGAAATCCAGAAAAGTACGTTCGTCAGCTCGGATACGGCCGACCATATGCACGAAAAGAAATTGAACTTTAAGCAGGAAATAGATGTTAGAGGTATGAGGGGCGATGAAGCACTACAAACTGTCACCTATTTCATCGACGATGCCATCCAGGTCGGAGCATCTAAGGTACGTATCCTGCATGGCACGGGTACAGGTATCCTGCGGCAACTGATACGCGATTATCTGCATTCAGTGCCAGGTGTCCGCCATTACCACGATGAGCATGTCCAACTGGGAGGTGCCGGTATCACTGTTGTGGAACTGGATTAA
- the dnaJ gene encoding molecular chaperone DnaJ, translating to MAKRDYYEVLEVSKTATVEEIKKAYRKKAIQFHPDKNPGDKEAEEKFKEAAEAYDILSDAQKRQRYDQFGHAGVGGASQGGGFGGAGMSMEDIFSQFGDIFGGHFGGFGGFGGFGGGSRGGRRVNRGSDLRVKVKLNLKEIANGVEKKIKVKKYVPCSKCHGSGAEDDHSSKTCDTCHGSGVVTRVANTILGQMQTQSTCPTCGGEGKIITKKCSECNGEGIMRDDDIITINIPAGVAEGMQLSMSGKGNAARHGGINGDLLILIEEEPHPELIRDENDLLYNLLLSVPQAALGGNVEVPTIDGKAKVKIEPGTQPGKVLRLRNKGLPSVNSYGTGDLLVNVSVYIPETLSASEKETLTGLENSPNFQPNRTMKEKIFSKFRHMFD from the coding sequence ATGGCTAAAAGAGATTATTACGAAGTGCTGGAGGTGTCAAAAACCGCCACAGTAGAAGAAATTAAGAAAGCATATCGAAAAAAAGCGATCCAGTTCCACCCGGACAAGAACCCTGGTGACAAGGAAGCAGAGGAGAAATTCAAGGAAGCTGCCGAAGCGTATGACATACTGAGCGATGCACAGAAACGTCAGCGTTATGACCAGTTCGGACACGCCGGAGTAGGAGGTGCCTCTCAGGGGGGTGGCTTTGGTGGAGCCGGAATGTCAATGGAAGATATATTCTCTCAGTTCGGAGACATCTTTGGCGGACACTTTGGCGGATTTGGCGGTTTCGGTGGTTTTGGCGGTGGCTCACGTGGCGGCCGTCGTGTGAACCGTGGGTCAGATTTGCGTGTGAAGGTAAAGCTGAACCTGAAAGAGATCGCTAACGGAGTGGAAAAGAAGATAAAGGTTAAGAAATATGTTCCTTGTAGCAAATGCCACGGGAGTGGTGCCGAGGATGATCATAGCAGCAAAACCTGTGATACATGCCATGGTAGTGGTGTAGTAACACGTGTTGCCAATACGATCCTGGGGCAGATGCAGACGCAGTCTACTTGTCCGACTTGTGGGGGTGAAGGAAAAATCATCACAAAGAAATGTAGTGAATGTAACGGTGAAGGTATCATGCGTGATGACGACATCATTACAATCAATATTCCGGCTGGTGTTGCAGAAGGTATGCAACTGTCGATGAGTGGTAAAGGAAATGCTGCCCGTCATGGAGGTATAAACGGTGACCTGTTGATCCTGATCGAAGAAGAGCCGCATCCGGAATTGATCCGTGATGAGAACGATTTGTTATATAATCTGTTACTCAGCGTACCTCAGGCTGCCTTGGGAGGAAATGTTGAAGTTCCGACTATCGATGGTAAGGCGAAGGTGAAAATCGAACCAGGTACACAACCGGGTAAAGTACTTCGTCTGCGGAACAAAGGACTTCCTTCGGTGAATAGTTACGGGACAGGCGACTTGTTGGTTAATGTAAGTGTATATATCCCGGAAACGTTGTCCGCATCAGAAAAAGAAACATTGACCGGTTTGGAAAACTCACCTAACTTCCAGCCGAACCGTACGATGAAAGAGAAGATATTCAGCAAATTCAGGCATATGTTTGATTGA
- a CDS encoding DUF4136 domain-containing protein, with the protein MMKRVVLSILLLFAILTGYAQNRNASICRLGFTYDISQSNNWGKYKPVVTGVIPYSSAELAGVKQGDILEAIDGVQSAEVSPQEIEELLNPAGKNDVILTISNLAVPTKQVMVKKDCKKVNSITEDQLASAFSMYSLETTSERNFTCPFKTVVTPDSVSFGKFKTFAFASIDENNRKLETAINECIEKEMTKKGMVVDITQPDILIQTFYFFDKNPNFKGVNKIMIEKEPTYRYNYTLSKMDTFPFLGNSAAEAEAEYLLQFGFRMIDQAFVPGRILWECEANELLEDSYKLEEYARVHVPLMLMQYPYVKYGRNVLYKVNQKTYNYTGISYDIDRLELITDVDRNSPAYAAGLRPRDVIERINDNKMNYSAEEFTAGYKNFISKTMKYRDPKTQFTDANGFKRCMYWDTFNYPKVADALQSSGNVGAFSYLFYYAPYVNPAGNNACTFDIKRGKNKMEIIVRPTIRREVTVEIK; encoded by the coding sequence ATGATGAAAAGAGTTGTTTTATCCATATTACTGTTGTTTGCAATCTTAACCGGCTATGCACAGAACCGGAACGCGTCGATCTGTAGATTAGGATTTACTTACGATATCAGTCAAAGTAATAACTGGGGAAAATATAAACCCGTTGTTACAGGGGTTATCCCTTATTCTTCGGCAGAACTTGCAGGAGTAAAACAGGGTGACATCCTGGAAGCAATAGACGGAGTGCAATCGGCTGAAGTCTCTCCGCAGGAAATTGAGGAGCTATTGAATCCTGCCGGTAAAAACGATGTGATACTGACTATCTCCAATCTTGCCGTACCGACCAAGCAGGTGATGGTAAAGAAAGATTGCAAGAAGGTCAACTCGATCACGGAAGATCAGCTGGCATCGGCTTTTTCCATGTACAGCCTGGAGACTACCAGCGAACGGAACTTCACCTGTCCGTTCAAGACCGTAGTAACACCGGATTCTGTCAGCTTTGGCAAGTTCAAGACATTTGCTTTCGCTTCGATCGACGAAAACAACCGGAAACTGGAAACGGCTATCAACGAATGTATCGAAAAGGAAATGACCAAGAAAGGCATGGTGGTAGACATCACCCAGCCGGATATCCTGATACAAACATTCTACTTCTTCGATAAGAATCCCAATTTCAAGGGAGTGAACAAAATAATGATAGAGAAGGAACCGACCTATCGTTATAATTATACGTTGAGTAAAATGGATACATTCCCGTTCCTGGGTAATTCGGCTGCAGAAGCGGAAGCGGAATATTTGCTGCAATTCGGATTCCGCATGATCGACCAGGCTTTTGTTCCGGGACGTATCCTATGGGAATGCGAAGCAAACGAACTGCTGGAAGACTCCTACAAACTGGAAGAATATGCCCGTGTACATGTGCCGTTGATGCTGATGCAGTATCCGTATGTAAAATACGGCAGGAACGTATTATATAAGGTCAATCAAAAGACCTATAATTACACAGGTATCAGCTATGACATCGACCGCCTGGAACTGATTACGGACGTCGACCGTAATTCGCCGGCTTATGCAGCCGGACTGCGTCCGCGAGATGTGATCGAGAGGATCAACGATAACAAGATGAATTATTCCGCCGAAGAATTTACAGCAGGCTATAAGAACTTCATTTCCAAAACAATGAAATACCGTGACCCCAAAACACAGTTCACGGATGCCAATGGTTTCAAACGCTGTATGTACTGGGATACATTCAACTACCCTAAAGTAGCCGACGCTTTACAAAGTTCCGGCAATGTAGGAGCCTTCTCCTACTTATTTTATTATGCTCCCTATGTCAATCCGGCAGGAAACAATGCCTGTACGTTCGATATCAAACGGGGCAAGAACAAAATGGAAATCATCGTCCGCCCTACTATCCGCAGAGAGGTTACGGTGGAGATAAAATAA
- a CDS encoding efflux RND transporter permease subunit, which yields MVKFFINRPIFATVLALIIVVAGLVTLNVLPIAQYPDITPPTVQVSAVYPGADAQTVSQTVGLPIEQQVNGVDGMLYMSSNSSSSGAYSLTITFAVGTDIDMATVMVQNRVSIAQSSLPEAVIVQGITTRKQSSNIVMMLSLTSKDPLYDGLYLSNYASLNLTDQLARLPGVGSVSVMGAGNYSMRIWLDPEVMRIRNLTPDMVFQAISTQNRQVSAGYVGQPIAQANNPYQYTLTVKGRLTTPEEFGNIIIRTEQGGKILRLKDIASIELGSSSYNVTSQLKGQQAAAIAIYQLPGSNSLEVSKAVRAKMEEIAATLPQGVEYNVTLDTTEVINASIDEVLVTFLETTALVVLVIFLFLQNFRAVIIPCLTIPVSLIGTLAVMGALGFSVNTLTLFGLILAIAIVVDDAIVVVENSSRYMDTGKYTAREAVTKAMGEIVGPIVGVVLVLLAVFIPTTFIGGISGQLYKQFALTIAAATVLSGINSLTLTPALCALFLQVTKDPTFFVFKAFNKVYDKTQKVYDDVVDRMLKHQIVTLVIFLIVSAAAAIMFIRWPSTFIPEEDDGYFLVSTQLPPAASLPRTQEVSRKINKILDSYPEVKTYMGISGFSVMGGGELSNAGTYFVVLKNWNERKGKGHTAQDVVTRFNREAYGIQEAQIFALVPPAIPGLGASGGLQLQLEDRKNLGPTEMQHAIETLLETYHTKPQLLSLSSMYQANVPQYRLNIDRDKVQLLGLQLSDVFSTLSYYMGAAYVNDFVEFGRIYQVKIEASGQAQKVIDDVMRLSLENSAGKMVPFSAFTEAVQQLGLDQINLYNMYSSASITCIANPKYSSGEAIQAMEELIQEQLGDNFGYEWTSVAYQETKAGSTTILIFGMALLVAFLVLSAQYESWTSPLAAILGLPIALLGAILGCFIMGVPVSVYTQIGIILLIALSAKNGILIVEFARDYRAAGNSIRESALEAGHVRLRPILMTSFAFVLGVMPLLFATGAGAASRVSLGAAVVFGMAINTIFATAFIPSFYEWMQTIQEKWLDKASPNSSGGKK from the coding sequence ATGGTAAAATTCTTTATAAACAGACCGATCTTTGCCACCGTTCTTGCCCTGATCATTGTAGTAGCAGGATTGGTCACACTCAACGTATTACCCATCGCCCAATATCCGGATATCACACCGCCTACCGTACAGGTCTCGGCCGTTTATCCGGGGGCGGATGCACAAACGGTCTCACAGACCGTCGGATTACCGATCGAACAACAGGTGAACGGGGTGGACGGAATGCTCTATATGAGTTCCAATTCCTCCAGTTCAGGCGCCTATTCACTGACCATCACATTCGCAGTCGGTACGGATATCGACATGGCGACCGTCATGGTACAGAACCGTGTCAGCATTGCGCAAAGCAGCCTTCCTGAAGCCGTGATCGTACAAGGTATCACGACCCGCAAACAATCGTCGAACATTGTGATGATGCTTTCACTGACCTCTAAAGATCCCCTCTACGACGGGCTCTACCTGAGTAACTATGCCAGTCTGAACCTGACAGACCAATTGGCCCGTCTGCCTGGTGTGGGTTCAGTAAGTGTAATGGGGGCAGGTAATTACAGTATGCGTATCTGGCTCGATCCCGAAGTCATGCGTATCCGTAACCTGACGCCCGATATGGTCTTTCAGGCCATCTCTACGCAGAACAGGCAGGTATCCGCCGGTTATGTCGGACAACCGATTGCGCAGGCAAACAATCCTTACCAATATACCCTGACGGTAAAAGGTCGCCTGACCACTCCGGAAGAGTTCGGAAATATCATCATACGGACCGAACAAGGCGGCAAAATACTCCGCCTGAAAGATATAGCCAGCATCGAGTTGGGCAGTTCCTCTTACAATGTGACCTCCCAGCTAAAAGGACAACAGGCGGCAGCGATTGCCATCTACCAGTTACCGGGTTCCAACTCGCTGGAAGTATCCAAAGCCGTACGGGCGAAAATGGAAGAAATAGCCGCTACCCTGCCGCAAGGTGTTGAATATAACGTAACACTCGACACGACGGAAGTCATAAACGCCTCCATCGACGAAGTATTAGTAACCTTCCTGGAGACAACTGCATTGGTCGTCCTGGTTATCTTCCTGTTCCTCCAGAACTTCCGGGCAGTAATCATTCCTTGCCTCACCATCCCTGTTTCATTGATAGGAACACTGGCTGTAATGGGGGCGCTGGGATTCTCGGTCAATACCCTGACATTGTTCGGGTTGATCCTGGCTATTGCCATTGTGGTGGATGATGCGATCGTGGTCGTCGAGAACTCGTCGCGATACATGGACACGGGGAAATATACGGCACGCGAAGCAGTGACCAAAGCGATGGGCGAGATTGTCGGACCGATCGTCGGTGTCGTACTGGTCTTATTGGCGGTATTTATCCCGACGACCTTTATTGGCGGTATCTCCGGGCAGCTTTACAAACAATTCGCCCTAACCATCGCAGCCGCAACCGTATTGAGCGGTATCAACTCACTGACGTTGACACCGGCTCTCTGTGCCTTATTCCTGCAAGTCACCAAAGATCCGACCTTTTTCGTATTCAAAGCGTTCAATAAAGTATATGACAAGACACAAAAGGTTTACGACGATGTAGTCGACCGCATGCTGAAACATCAGATCGTCACACTGGTTATCTTCCTGATCGTCTCAGCCGCAGCAGCTATTATGTTCATACGCTGGCCGTCTACTTTCATTCCGGAAGAAGACGACGGTTACTTCCTGGTTTCAACCCAGTTGCCTCCGGCAGCCAGCCTGCCCCGTACACAGGAAGTAAGCCGGAAGATCAACAAGATACTCGACAGTTATCCGGAAGTCAAGACCTATATGGGTATCAGTGGTTTCTCCGTGATGGGAGGCGGCGAATTATCGAATGCCGGAACCTATTTCGTCGTACTGAAAAACTGGAATGAACGGAAAGGGAAAGGTCATACGGCGCAAGATGTCGTCACTCGCTTCAACCGGGAAGCCTACGGTATCCAGGAAGCGCAGATATTCGCCCTGGTCCCTCCTGCCATCCCCGGCCTGGGTGCTTCCGGCGGCCTGCAATTACAGCTGGAAGACCGCAAGAACCTGGGACCGACCGAAATGCAGCATGCCATCGAGACGTTGCTGGAAACCTATCATACCAAGCCTCAGCTCCTGAGTCTATCCAGTATGTATCAGGCCAATGTGCCGCAATACCGGCTGAACATAGACCGCGATAAGGTACAGTTGCTGGGATTACAATTGAGCGATGTCTTCTCGACATTAAGTTATTACATGGGAGCCGCTTATGTAAATGACTTTGTCGAGTTCGGACGTATCTACCAGGTGAAGATCGAAGCCAGCGGACAGGCTCAGAAAGTGATCGACGACGTTATGCGGTTAAGCCTGGAGAACAGTGCAGGTAAAATGGTTCCTTTCTCCGCCTTTACAGAAGCCGTACAACAATTGGGACTGGACCAGATCAACCTGTATAATATGTATTCCTCCGCCTCCATCACCTGTATCGCCAACCCGAAATACAGTTCCGGAGAAGCCATACAGGCCATGGAAGAACTGATACAGGAACAACTGGGCGATAACTTCGGTTACGAATGGACCTCCGTCGCCTATCAGGAAACGAAAGCCGGATCGACTACGATCCTGATCTTCGGTATGGCATTACTGGTTGCATTCCTCGTTCTTTCGGCACAGTACGAAAGTTGGACAAGCCCGCTGGCGGCCATCCTGGGATTGCCGATTGCGTTGCTGGGTGCTATCCTGGGTTGCTTTATTATGGGCGTACCTGTCAGCGTCTACACTCAGATCGGTATTATCCTACTGATAGCTCTCTCCGCAAAAAACGGTATCCTGATCGTCGAGTTCGCCCGCGACTACCGTGCCGCCGGTAATTCCATCCGCGAATCGGCTCTCGAAGCCGGACACGTCCGCTTGCGCCCGATCCTGATGACTTCGTTTGCTTTCGTGTTGGGTGTTATGCCGTTGCTGTTCGCTACCGGAGCCGGAGCAGCCAGCCGTGTCTCACTGGGGGCAGCCGTTGTATTCGGTATGGCGATCAATACGATCTTCGCCACCGCTTTCATTCCGAGCTTCTACGAATGGATGCAAACCATTCAGGAAAAGTGGCTGGATAAAGCGTCGCCCAACAGCTCCGGGGGGAAGAAGTGA
- a CDS encoding catalase, with protein sequence MENKKLTAANGRPVADNQNSQTVGPRGQMVIQDPWFLEKLAHFDREVIPERRMHAKGSGAFGTFTVTHDITKYTKAVIFSEVGKKTDCFVRFSTVAGERGAADAERDIRGFAMKFYTEEGNWDLVGNNTPVFFLRDPLKFPDLNHAVKRDPKTNMRSANNNWDFWTLLPEALHQVTITMSSRGIPYSYRHMHGFGSHTYSFINAKNERIWVKFHLKTLQGIKNLTDQEAEAIIAKDRESHQRDLFESIEKGDFPRWKFQIQLMTEEQAENYRINPFDLTKVWPHGDFPLHDVGILELNRNPENYFADVEQAAFNPINTIEGIGFSPDKMLQGRLFSYGDAQRYRLGVNSEQIPVNRPRCPFHAYHRDGAMRVDGNYGSAKGYEPNSYGEWQDSPEKKEPPLKANGDIYNYNEREYDDDYYSQPGDLFRLMPADEQQLLFENTARQIGGAELFIQQRHVRNCYKADPAYGKGIADALGISLEDALKETR encoded by the coding sequence ATGGAAAACAAAAAACTAACAGCTGCCAACGGTCGCCCCGTTGCAGACAATCAGAACTCACAGACAGTGGGTCCGCGCGGACAAATGGTGATACAAGATCCCTGGTTCCTGGAAAAACTAGCTCACTTCGACCGCGAAGTCATTCCTGAAAGACGTATGCATGCCAAAGGCTCCGGAGCATTCGGAACCTTTACCGTGACACACGACATTACTAAATACACAAAGGCTGTAATTTTTAGTGAAGTCGGTAAAAAGACAGACTGTTTCGTCCGCTTCTCTACCGTTGCCGGCGAACGCGGAGCTGCAGATGCAGAACGCGATATTCGTGGTTTCGCCATGAAGTTTTACACAGAAGAAGGTAACTGGGATTTAGTCGGAAACAATACACCGGTATTTTTCCTGCGCGATCCGTTAAAGTTCCCCGACCTTAACCACGCCGTCAAAAGAGATCCGAAAACAAACATGCGCAGTGCAAACAACAACTGGGATTTCTGGACATTGCTTCCGGAAGCATTACACCAGGTTACCATTACCATGAGTTCTCGCGGTATCCCTTATTCTTATCGCCACATGCACGGTTTCGGTAGCCATACATATAGCTTTATCAATGCCAAGAACGAACGTATCTGGGTGAAGTTCCACCTGAAAACATTGCAGGGAATCAAGAACCTGACCGACCAGGAAGCGGAAGCGATCATCGCAAAAGACCGTGAATCGCACCAGCGTGACCTGTTTGAAAGCATTGAAAAAGGTGATTTCCCCAGATGGAAATTCCAGATCCAGCTGATGACGGAAGAACAGGCAGAAAACTACCGTATCAATCCGTTCGACCTGACAAAGGTATGGCCGCACGGCGACTTCCCGCTGCACGACGTTGGTATCCTCGAACTGAACCGTAATCCGGAAAACTATTTCGCAGATGTGGAACAAGCTGCCTTCAACCCGATCAATACGATAGAAGGTATCGGTTTCTCTCCGGATAAAATGCTTCAGGGCCGTCTGTTCTCTTATGGTGACGCACAGCGTTATCGCCTGGGTGTAAACTCTGAACAAATACCGGTAAACAGACCTCGTTGTCCTTTCCATGCTTACCATCGCGACGGAGCTATGCGCGTAGACGGTAACTACGGTTCTGCCAAAGGATATGAACCTAACAGCTACGGCGAATGGCAGGATTCTCCCGAAAAGAAAGAACCGCCTTTGAAAGCCAACGGCGATATCTACAATTACAACGAACGCGAATACGATGACGATTATTACAGCCAGCCGGGCGACCTCTTCCGTCTGATGCCTGCCGACGAACAGCAGCTCCTGTTCGAAAACACTGCCCGTCAGATCGGTGGAGCCGAATTGTTCATCCAGCAACGTCACGTACGCAACTGTTACAAAGCCGATCCGGCCTATGGCAAAGGTATTGCCGATGCACTCGGCATCAGCCTGGAAGATGCTTTGAAAGAAACAAGATAG
- a CDS encoding nucleotide exchange factor GrpE, with product MSKMNFNGKKETAGKNECQNNEEATNLQQEQENAAEECAQTDIVTEELEELKKKYNELNDSHLRLMAEFDNYRKRTLREKADLIKNGGEAALKNLLPVVDDFERALQNIRNSEDVEAVKEGVELIYSKFMAYLAQQGVKAIEAVGQPFDTEMFEAVATIPAPEPGLKGKILDCVQTGYTLNDRVLRHAKVVVGE from the coding sequence ATGAGCAAGATGAATTTTAACGGAAAGAAAGAAACGGCTGGAAAGAATGAGTGTCAGAACAACGAAGAAGCGACAAATTTGCAGCAGGAACAGGAAAATGCGGCAGAAGAATGTGCGCAGACTGACATTGTGACCGAAGAACTGGAAGAGTTGAAAAAGAAGTATAACGAATTGAACGACTCTCATCTTCGTTTGATGGCAGAATTCGACAATTACCGTAAACGTACTTTGCGTGAAAAGGCAGACCTGATCAAGAATGGTGGTGAAGCCGCCCTGAAGAACTTGCTTCCGGTTGTAGATGATTTTGAACGTGCATTGCAGAACATCCGCAACTCGGAGGATGTGGAAGCCGTGAAAGAAGGAGTAGAGCTTATCTATTCCAAATTTATGGCTTATCTGGCCCAGCAGGGAGTAAAAGCTATTGAAGCGGTAGGTCAACCATTCGACACCGAAATGTTTGAAGCTGTAGCTACTATTCCTGCTCCGGAACCTGGCTTGAAGGGAAAGATCCTGGATTGTGTACAGACCGGTTATACTTTGAATGATAGAGTGCTTCGTCACGCTAAAGTAGTAGTAGGAGAATAA